A portion of the Candidatus Hydrogenedentota bacterium genome contains these proteins:
- a CDS encoding sigma-70 family RNA polymerase sigma factor: MDISDVALLRRWQQSSDSEAFTLLVMRHSGMVFNTCNRILRNRADAEDVTQECFMELGAVHTLVGNSLGGLLHTLATHRCLDRLKRESRRREREIQYAMGRPSSYTVGWDDIYPHIDEAIASLPVKYRESIIRHFLKGQTHAEIGRELGIADPTVRYRINKGIERVRRDLHRRGITASASVVGTALEESTSEMVSANLAANLGKLSLAGAGNVPSTPRAVPSRKSTLVASKVFGIIVLAALAGLIAWTLKTGTPPIESPTSQVTSTAPVESPEMGNTVPVQVPSVAATVVEEPAPEEDLAASNEQPQNPMPEPATEVASSLPPVESSETEDSRPEKDRVASDEQPLRPTPEAETEIPTPVPPVESPETRDSVSTDDVLAVAEPPLEPKPAPDQTGKMPSVESPVVERPEHETAPATSVVDPEEATPESEPFAVASTMEPIQVELPEAFFGGTPLDYWGPNLEAEDYKERPPFLAPSGTTIISAGKPVTTSSEPTVGTLKQLTDGDKNYAKTSLIELPEGLQWVQIDLEKTSEIYAVLVWHFHEGKRIYFDLVAQVSDDPEFNRGVTTIYNNDYDNSAGLGAGEDKEYIESNKGRLIDAKGVRGRYLRVYGKGSTASDFNHFIEVEVWGK, from the coding sequence ATGGACATTTCCGATGTGGCCCTGTTGCGACGGTGGCAACAAAGTTCCGATAGCGAGGCATTCACCCTTCTGGTCATGCGCCACTCGGGCATGGTGTTCAACACATGCAACCGGATTCTGCGCAATCGCGCGGACGCGGAGGATGTGACCCAGGAGTGTTTCATGGAACTGGGCGCCGTTCACACCCTGGTCGGAAATTCGTTGGGGGGACTGCTCCACACGCTGGCCACGCACCGCTGCCTGGATCGGCTTAAGCGGGAGTCCCGCAGGCGCGAGAGGGAAATCCAATATGCCATGGGTCGGCCTTCGAGTTACACAGTCGGTTGGGATGACATCTACCCCCATATCGACGAGGCCATTGCGAGTTTGCCGGTAAAGTATCGTGAATCCATCATTCGACATTTTCTCAAAGGACAGACCCACGCCGAGATCGGTCGCGAACTGGGGATTGCGGATCCAACGGTTCGCTACCGCATCAACAAGGGAATCGAGCGTGTTCGCAGGGATCTTCATCGCCGTGGCATAACCGCATCCGCCAGCGTAGTGGGCACCGCCCTCGAAGAGAGCACTTCTGAGATGGTCAGTGCCAACCTGGCCGCCAACCTGGGCAAGTTGTCCCTCGCGGGTGCGGGAAATGTCCCTTCCACACCTCGCGCCGTACCGTCCCGAAAGAGTACCCTTGTCGCATCGAAAGTTTTCGGTATCATCGTCCTCGCGGCGCTCGCTGGCCTTATTGCCTGGACGCTGAAGACGGGGACTCCGCCCATCGAATCCCCCACGAGTCAGGTCACCTCCACCGCGCCTGTTGAATCGCCCGAAATGGGGAATACGGTGCCTGTGCAGGTACCGTCGGTTGCGGCTACGGTGGTCGAAGAGCCTGCCCCAGAAGAGGACCTTGCTGCTTCGAATGAACAGCCGCAGAATCCCATGCCGGAACCCGCAACCGAAGTGGCGTCCTCATTGCCACCCGTTGAATCGTCCGAGACCGAGGATTCCAGGCCCGAAAAAGATCGAGTAGCCTCAGATGAACAACCGCTGCGTCCTACGCCAGAGGCCGAAACTGAAATACCAACGCCTGTGCCACCGGTTGAATCGCCGGAGACCAGGGATTCAGTATCCACGGACGACGTGCTTGCAGTGGCTGAGCCACCGCTGGAGCCCAAACCCGCGCCCGATCAGACCGGGAAGATGCCTTCGGTAGAGTCTCCCGTAGTTGAGCGTCCCGAGCATGAAACAGCTCCAGCCACTTCCGTTGTAGATCCGGAAGAAGCCACACCGGAGTCCGAACCGTTTGCGGTAGCCAGCACGATGGAGCCTATTCAGGTAGAGCTCCCCGAAGCCTTCTTCGGCGGCACGCCCCTCGACTATTGGGGTCCGAATCTTGAAGCGGAAGATTACAAGGAGCGTCCCCCGTTCCTGGCTCCCAGCGGGACGACAATTATTTCCGCCGGTAAACCCGTTACGACCAGCAGCGAGCCCACGGTGGGCACGCTGAAGCAACTGACCGACGGAGACAAGAACTACGCCAAGACCAGCCTCATCGAACTCCCCGAAGGCCTGCAGTGGGTGCAGATTGACCTGGAAAAGACCAGCGAAATCTACGCCGTGCTCGTGTGGCATTTCCACGAAGGCAAACGGATCTATTTCGACCTCGTGGCCCAGGTATCCGACGACCCCGAGTTCAACAGGGGCGTGACGACGATCTACAACAACGACTACGACAACTCCGCCGGTCTGGGCGCGGGCGAAGACAAGGAATACATCGAGAGCAACAAGGGACGCCTCATCGACGCCAAGGGTGTCAGGGGCCGTTACCTCCGCGTCTACGGCAAAGGCAGCACCGCCAGCGACTTCAACCACTTTATTGAAGTGGAGGTCTGGGGCAAGTGA
- a CDS encoding ThuA domain-containing protein — protein sequence MSKVIRGAMLALAIVVCASAAHAAGVTYADQEGPGKGKHIVFITGDEEYRSEEGMPQLAKILATHHGFTCTVLFSINKDTGEIDPTTLDNIPGLEALESADLMVLFTRFRELPDADMKRIIDYTNSGRPIIALRTATHPFNYIVNTASPYAKYTWNNEDESFKGGYGRQVLGETWVTHYGHHGHESTRGAIVPEMKGHPIVRGCEDIWGDTDVYGINNLTGDSQPLVNGIVLTGMNPTDPPSTEKTAVQPIAWIKTYTGESGKPSRIFTTTMGASRDLLSEGLRRLLVNAAYWGVGLEDQIPARSKVDIVGEYNPTPFGFGKHTKGLKPEDLKD from the coding sequence ATGTCGAAAGTGATTCGAGGGGCGATGCTGGCCCTGGCCATTGTCGTCTGCGCTTCCGCCGCGCATGCGGCCGGCGTGACCTATGCGGACCAGGAAGGCCCAGGCAAGGGCAAGCACATCGTCTTCATTACGGGTGACGAGGAGTACCGTTCCGAGGAAGGGATGCCCCAACTGGCGAAGATTCTCGCCACGCACCACGGTTTTACCTGCACGGTGCTCTTCTCCATCAACAAGGATACCGGCGAGATCGACCCCACAACGCTGGACAATATCCCCGGTCTGGAGGCGCTCGAATCGGCGGATCTGATGGTGCTGTTCACGCGCTTTCGGGAGCTGCCCGATGCCGATATGAAGCGGATTATCGATTACACGAATTCCGGGAGGCCCATCATCGCCCTGCGCACGGCCACCCATCCCTTCAACTACATCGTGAATACCGCCAGCCCTTACGCCAAATATACGTGGAACAATGAAGACGAATCCTTCAAGGGCGGCTATGGGCGGCAGGTGCTCGGTGAGACCTGGGTTACCCACTATGGACACCACGGTCATGAAAGCACCCGTGGCGCCATCGTGCCGGAAATGAAGGGGCACCCCATCGTGCGGGGTTGCGAGGACATTTGGGGCGACACGGACGTATACGGTATTAACAACCTCACGGGCGATAGCCAGCCTTTGGTCAACGGGATTGTGTTGACCGGTATGAACCCGACGGACCCGCCGAGCACGGAAAAGACGGCGGTTCAGCCCATCGCCTGGATCAAAACCTACACGGGCGAAAGCGGCAAGCCTTCCCGCATCTTCACCACCACCATGGGCGCGTCGCGGGATCTGCTGAGCGAGGGGCTCCGCCGCCTGCTGGTGAACGCCGCGTACTGGGGCGTGGGCCTGGAAGACCAGATACCGGCCCGGAGCAAGGTGGATATCGTCGGCGAATATAACCCGACGCCCTTCGGCTTTGGCAAGCACACCAAAGGGCTGAAGCCGGAAGACCTCAAGGACTGA
- a CDS encoding acyl-CoA dehydrogenase family protein, with protein MAEQQNAKDQAMELAEAARETEWQFPSFTAEMFRGNFRWDLLHPYPKQDAEDQKVGDELIEKIRAVLDEHLDPIAVDATGDYPVHVLEELAKIGVFGMKIDKKYGGLGLSQWNYGRVLSFIGSYCQSTVTWVSAHQSIGVPQPLKLFGTEAQKQKFLPRLAGGEISAFALTEPDVGSDPAKMSTTATPSEDGSYYLINGEKLWCTNGTAATLMVVMAKTPSIIKNGREIPQISTFIVETNSPGVTVAHRCQFMGLKGIGNGLLLFNNVKVPAENMIGKPGQGLKIALTTLNAGRLGIPAASAGSCKKYLLDCQEWVNNRIQWGVPIGKHQSIAKKIANMAADTFAMESLVYMVSSFADRKNADIRLEAAAAKYFCTETTSRLLDEFLQVRGGRGFEDDTSIYQRGEKPVSVNRTLRDMRVGRIFEGSTEVMHLIMAREAMDTHFKLVMPILMPKGDQKGKKWSYIAAAAKFYMGWYPKVWMPPTLDFNVTHLNPANREHLAFAAKTCKRLARNLFHTMGKYKEKLEFEQLILANFVDIGVDLFVMGCVLANTEHLLAQNKSDQSPQELADLFCENARKRIEANFKAVKDNHNRSFNKVADSLMSGKYRWLSKDVFEDLPRAYRNFADNLPQSTAAEDLAKTE; from the coding sequence ATGGCAGAACAACAGAACGCCAAAGATCAGGCGATGGAACTCGCAGAAGCCGCACGGGAAACCGAGTGGCAATTCCCAAGCTTTACCGCGGAGATGTTTCGCGGAAACTTCCGATGGGACCTGCTCCATCCCTATCCGAAGCAGGACGCCGAGGACCAGAAAGTCGGTGACGAGCTTATCGAAAAGATACGCGCCGTTCTCGACGAGCACCTCGATCCCATCGCGGTGGATGCGACCGGCGACTACCCTGTGCATGTTCTCGAAGAGCTCGCGAAGATCGGTGTCTTCGGCATGAAGATCGACAAGAAGTATGGAGGACTTGGCCTTTCCCAGTGGAACTACGGTCGGGTGCTCAGCTTTATCGGCAGCTATTGCCAGTCCACGGTTACGTGGGTCTCCGCACACCAGAGCATCGGTGTTCCCCAGCCCTTGAAGCTTTTCGGGACGGAAGCGCAGAAGCAGAAGTTCCTTCCCCGTCTCGCCGGCGGTGAGATCTCCGCTTTCGCCCTCACCGAGCCCGATGTGGGCTCCGATCCGGCCAAGATGTCCACCACGGCCACGCCGTCGGAAGACGGCAGCTACTACCTCATCAACGGGGAAAAGCTCTGGTGCACCAACGGCACGGCGGCCACGCTCATGGTGGTGATGGCCAAGACCCCTTCCATCATCAAGAATGGCCGTGAAATTCCCCAGATTTCCACATTCATCGTGGAGACCAATTCTCCCGGAGTGACCGTGGCCCACCGCTGTCAGTTCATGGGCCTCAAAGGCATCGGAAATGGCCTGCTCCTCTTCAACAACGTCAAGGTGCCCGCCGAAAACATGATCGGCAAGCCTGGACAGGGCCTCAAGATTGCCCTCACGACGTTGAATGCCGGTCGACTCGGCATCCCGGCCGCCTCCGCCGGTTCCTGTAAGAAGTATCTGCTGGACTGCCAGGAATGGGTGAACAACCGTATTCAGTGGGGCGTGCCCATTGGTAAGCACCAGTCCATCGCCAAGAAGATTGCCAACATGGCCGCCGACACCTTCGCCATGGAGAGCCTCGTGTACATGGTCAGCTCCTTCGCGGATCGCAAGAACGCCGACATCCGTCTGGAGGCCGCCGCGGCCAAATACTTCTGCACCGAAACAACCTCGCGCCTCCTGGACGAATTTCTGCAGGTCCGCGGCGGGCGTGGCTTCGAGGACGACACATCCATTTACCAGCGCGGCGAAAAGCCCGTGTCGGTGAATCGTACCCTGCGCGACATGCGCGTGGGCCGCATCTTTGAAGGCTCCACGGAAGTCATGCACCTCATCATGGCCCGCGAGGCGATGGACACCCACTTCAAGCTGGTCATGCCGATTCTGATGCCGAAAGGCGATCAGAAGGGAAAGAAATGGTCGTATATCGCGGCGGCTGCGAAGTTCTACATGGGCTGGTACCCGAAGGTGTGGATGCCGCCGACGCTGGACTTCAACGTGACCCACCTGAACCCCGCGAACCGCGAACATTTGGCCTTTGCCGCCAAGACCTGCAAACGACTTGCTCGAAATCTGTTCCACACGATGGGCAAGTACAAGGAAAAGCTGGAATTCGAGCAATTGATCCTGGCCAACTTCGTCGACATCGGCGTGGACCTTTTTGTGATGGGATGCGTGCTTGCAAATACCGAACACCTGCTGGCCCAGAACAAGAGCGACCAGAGCCCCCAGGAACTCGCCGACCTCTTCTGCGAGAATGCGCGTAAACGGATCGAGGCCAACTTCAAGGCGGTCAAGGACAATCACAACCGGTCCTTTAACAAGGTGGCCGATTCCCTCATGAGCGGAAAATACCGGTGGCTTTCGAAAGACGTATTCGAGGATCTGCCCCGGGCCTACCGCAACTTTGCCGACAATCTGCCCCAGTCAACGGCGGCGGAAGATCTGGCCAAGACCGAATAG
- the lepB gene encoding signal peptidase I, with the protein MNLGQLRLLLSSKRVGNVFVVIFLLLCVYFFGYRHVRFFRVPSGSMEPTLQPVDQLVTIAESSYGRGDIVVLRDPAEPGAYLVKRIVGVGGDAISVQLGALQINGEYASEPYLLEPPLYQVMPPVSVPEDHVFILGDNRNNSMDSHDEGECFPVSLIVGRAIFIYFPYERWGKVSSYPLTNRLGE; encoded by the coding sequence TTGAACCTGGGACAGCTTCGACTCCTGTTGTCGAGCAAGCGCGTGGGGAATGTGTTTGTTGTCATTTTCCTCCTGCTATGCGTGTATTTCTTCGGCTATCGACACGTGCGCTTCTTCCGGGTGCCCTCGGGATCCATGGAACCCACGTTGCAACCGGTGGACCAGCTTGTCACCATTGCGGAGTCTTCCTATGGTCGTGGTGACATCGTGGTGCTTCGCGATCCCGCCGAACCGGGCGCTTACCTCGTCAAGCGAATTGTCGGCGTGGGCGGCGATGCGATCAGCGTGCAACTGGGCGCACTCCAGATCAACGGCGAGTATGCATCGGAGCCCTATCTCCTGGAGCCGCCGCTTTATCAAGTAATGCCGCCGGTTTCCGTGCCGGAAGACCATGTCTTTATTCTCGGCGACAATAGGAACAACAGTATGGACAGCCACGACGAGGGCGAGTGTTTCCCGGTTTCGCTCATCGTCGGGCGGGCGATTTTCATCTACTTTCCCTACGAGCGCTGGGGGAAGGTTTCGTCCTATCCCCTGACGAATCGCCTTGGGGAATGA
- a CDS encoding rhomboid family intramembrane serine protease: MSRYSYTMESNAFGSSRITWAVQRLILVNIVVFALQLLSDPLMVWLNQRPGFYGGALSTWFGFQQQRFLSGFVWTPLTYQFLHGGLMHLVGNMLSLYWFGPEVERVLGTRAFFRFYLTCGAGGVLATLLPYFLQGEVTNVVGASGAAMGVLVAFAMVEPDREFYFLYFPWPINARALVLIAFLLNLISSLDGTSVSWVTHFGGMGVGFLYMKLLPMFISFRRERRRKEVKGKKSPNDKVGEAVDNIFKFDDRKRR; this comes from the coding sequence ATGAGCCGATATTCGTACACAATGGAATCCAACGCCTTTGGCAGTTCCCGAATTACCTGGGCCGTTCAACGGCTGATTCTGGTCAACATCGTCGTATTCGCTCTGCAGCTTCTCTCGGATCCGCTGATGGTGTGGCTGAACCAGCGACCGGGCTTCTATGGGGGCGCTTTGAGCACCTGGTTTGGCTTCCAGCAGCAGCGCTTTCTCTCGGGATTCGTCTGGACCCCGCTCACCTATCAGTTTCTCCACGGCGGCTTGATGCACCTCGTGGGCAACATGCTTTCCCTGTACTGGTTCGGCCCGGAAGTTGAACGGGTATTGGGCACCCGCGCATTTTTTCGATTTTATCTGACCTGCGGCGCCGGTGGCGTGCTGGCCACGCTCCTCCCCTATTTTCTGCAAGGCGAAGTCACCAATGTAGTCGGCGCGAGCGGCGCGGCCATGGGGGTTCTGGTCGCCTTTGCCATGGTGGAGCCCGACCGCGAGTTCTACTTTCTCTACTTCCCCTGGCCCATCAACGCCCGGGCCCTCGTGCTCATCGCCTTCCTGCTCAATTTGATTTCCAGTCTCGACGGCACCTCGGTATCCTGGGTGACCCACTTCGGCGGCATGGGCGTGGGCTTTCTTTATATGAAACTCCTCCCGATGTTCATCAGCTTCCGGCGCGAACGGCGGCGCAAAGAAGTCAAAGGGAAGAAATCGCCCAACGACAAGGTTGGGGAAGCCGTCGACAACATCTTCAAATTCGATGATCGCAAACGTCGTTAA
- a CDS encoding GNAT family N-acetyltransferase, with the protein MISIQRIREHESIRRCYPIMAQLRPHLDEATFCARVKRQFETQCYHLVALESEGTLVSLAGYRFLENLIYGPYLYVDDLITDTARRGQGFGGQLFDWLVEEARREGVRALHLDSGVQRFDAHRFYLGKSMEITSRHFGLQLQGG; encoded by the coding sequence ATGATATCCATACAACGAATCCGAGAGCATGAATCCATTCGCCGATGTTATCCGATCATGGCGCAACTGAGACCCCATCTGGACGAGGCCACCTTCTGTGCGCGGGTGAAACGGCAGTTTGAGACCCAGTGCTACCATCTCGTCGCGCTGGAGTCCGAAGGGACGCTCGTCTCTCTGGCGGGCTATCGCTTCCTTGAAAATCTGATCTACGGGCCCTACCTCTATGTGGACGACCTGATCACGGATACCGCGCGGCGCGGTCAGGGCTTCGGCGGGCAACTTTTTGACTGGCTGGTGGAAGAAGCCCGGCGGGAGGGCGTCCGCGCGCTGCACCTGGACAGCGGCGTGCAACGATTCGACGCACACCGGTTTTATCTTGGCAAGAGCATGGAGATCACGTCGCGCCACTTCGGACTTCAGTTGCAAGGAGGTTGA
- a CDS encoding J domain-containing protein, with product MPSLQEILGIVIIIVVLSATGLLPIIVRGLRELRGERFDDEVPQNAGGDLDMCYRMLGISPSSSWDEIERAYKRKAKIHHPDLGGDEDMMRALNEAYNRLKRTRKR from the coding sequence ATGCCCAGCCTGCAAGAAATTCTCGGAATTGTAATCATCATCGTGGTACTCAGCGCGACGGGGCTCCTTCCCATCATCGTCCGGGGCCTCCGCGAACTGCGGGGCGAGCGGTTCGACGATGAAGTCCCACAGAACGCCGGTGGCGATCTGGACATGTGCTATCGGATGCTCGGTATTTCCCCTTCGTCAAGCTGGGATGAAATCGAGCGTGCTTACAAGCGCAAGGCCAAGATTCACCACCCCGATCTCGGGGGCGATGAAGACATGATGCGGGCGCTCAACGAGGCCTACAACCGCCTCAAGCGAACCCGAAAACGTTGA
- a CDS encoding dynamin family protein: MQESTPTPCVFVVGDYNTGKSTLLNALLRQEVLHTSREEGRAFPTFLCRISENHDRFAAVSAKDGSLVPKTHDEFLRLRKEEEQPPAFRALAAGCVHAPFNNLILVDTAGMSTDACESLEIADLKDQEDGLVLVVTDIEYWAAKHTMDFIAFHQEQFGDSIMVVANKADHLNAQEIERIHQKASQRMEEYGINPAPRFFTISARLEQFRLEPKNEYRCRTKARVRELCDSGFDALRVALYEFEAARGRRFPRPALDAVVSMPLAASFLSSHEGVQA; the protein is encoded by the coding sequence ATGCAGGAAAGCACGCCCACCCCGTGTGTATTTGTGGTCGGGGATTACAATACGGGCAAATCCACGCTGCTCAACGCCCTGCTCCGGCAGGAAGTGCTTCACACCAGCCGCGAGGAAGGCCGCGCCTTCCCCACTTTCCTTTGCCGTATCTCCGAGAACCACGACCGCTTCGCCGCAGTCAGTGCGAAGGATGGCAGCCTTGTACCCAAGACGCACGACGAGTTTCTTCGCCTCCGGAAAGAGGAAGAGCAGCCTCCCGCTTTTCGGGCGCTGGCCGCGGGCTGTGTTCATGCCCCGTTCAACAACCTGATTCTTGTGGACACGGCGGGCATGTCCACGGACGCCTGCGAGTCGCTGGAAATCGCCGATTTGAAGGATCAGGAAGATGGATTGGTGCTGGTGGTGACGGATATCGAATATTGGGCCGCGAAGCACACGATGGACTTTATCGCTTTTCACCAGGAGCAATTCGGCGATTCGATCATGGTGGTTGCCAACAAGGCCGACCACCTGAATGCCCAGGAAATCGAGCGGATTCACCAGAAGGCCTCTCAGCGCATGGAAGAATACGGCATCAATCCCGCCCCCCGCTTTTTCACCATTTCAGCGCGCCTGGAGCAATTCCGCCTGGAGCCGAAAAACGAATACCGCTGCCGGACGAAGGCCCGCGTGCGGGAATTATGCGACAGCGGCTTTGACGCGCTTCGCGTCGCGCTGTACGAATTTGAGGCCGCTCGCGGTCGTCGCTTTCCTCGTCCCGCGCTGGACGCGGTGGTCTCCATGCCTCTGGCCGCTTCCTTTCTGTCGTCCCATGAAGGAGTGCAAGCATGA
- a CDS encoding dynamin family protein has product MKFKDMEAHRAWALSALDTLSEFVERDEDFHGNQKFEAKSLLYQRRCVEDGKYRVVFLGTFNVGKSTAINAFLGGGYLPMDVEECTSKLTFIQRGEQMTLSMNLSEPVSEEEQEALILALQGVPASIDISGDRARIEIRFAGHHPDWMRKSLEPLVTVAADESFPHLAPLREKIEELDLSLPSEVLEEDIVFVDTPGVHSVSETRQEITYGVIERSHLVISFVDSGFAGNIHDLNFIKRIIKWRGRRVFFVLNKADKLESNEIDIRGARGPAKSLVQAFVRHDIPEDSEIFYFSGYRALRAQELDQGYIALAEVLDDNKVSIPTSVAERITDEEEPVAELSSYLMLQSRLPHLKERLVDYLLNENKAGAVLETAVHFVGERADAFAAGLMNELTLARDPSMFNELRANRERLMSRLEEIRASSADVLNRYRIRCKGGTLDGETLEGYEAQFRGEMNEKAIKEKVIDPILTWLRTDNNLKQARRQKFQPLSAQTEHQVDEFVSSIMVRLQTTMEAAEQEARAAIVEKLGEIRELRVQMIQPAGIEDFTLETSMTKSYVAFGTGGALVGIATGAAVGTTIVPVIGTAIGAGIGALIGAVGGFLTRLAWSEDKWIKKLEPVIRQNVMGMLLQGGKDKQGNRAAPVAESVSEYLNRRGTAFFDAVQSEVDNAIGAVQRECDDLLAREEEIRREREAIIARLEPKVNQLHGFRAEALRLVETVFATETVRA; this is encoded by the coding sequence ATGAAGTTCAAGGATATGGAGGCGCACCGCGCCTGGGCCCTTTCCGCGCTGGACACGCTCAGTGAATTCGTTGAACGGGACGAGGACTTTCACGGCAACCAGAAGTTCGAGGCGAAGTCGCTGCTCTATCAGCGCCGCTGTGTGGAAGATGGCAAGTACCGCGTGGTCTTCCTGGGCACCTTCAACGTGGGCAAGTCCACGGCCATCAATGCCTTTCTGGGCGGCGGTTACCTGCCGATGGACGTGGAGGAATGCACCTCGAAGCTGACCTTCATTCAGCGCGGCGAGCAGATGACGCTGTCCATGAATCTCAGCGAACCTGTTTCCGAGGAAGAGCAAGAGGCCCTGATTCTCGCGCTGCAGGGTGTTCCGGCAAGCATCGATATTTCCGGGGATCGCGCCCGGATCGAGATTCGCTTCGCGGGCCACCACCCCGACTGGATGCGGAAGAGCCTGGAGCCGCTGGTGACCGTGGCGGCGGATGAGTCCTTTCCCCATCTGGCCCCCCTGCGCGAAAAGATTGAAGAACTCGATCTTTCCCTGCCCTCGGAAGTGCTGGAAGAAGACATCGTCTTCGTGGATACCCCCGGCGTCCATAGTGTTTCCGAGACGCGCCAGGAAATCACCTACGGGGTCATCGAACGTAGCCACCTGGTCATCTCTTTTGTGGACAGCGGTTTTGCCGGGAATATCCACGATCTGAATTTTATCAAGCGCATCATAAAATGGCGCGGGCGACGGGTCTTTTTCGTGCTCAACAAGGCGGACAAGCTGGAGAGCAACGAAATCGATATCCGCGGGGCCCGCGGCCCGGCAAAGAGTCTGGTGCAGGCCTTCGTGCGCCACGACATCCCCGAAGACTCGGAAATCTTCTATTTCTCCGGCTACCGCGCCTTGCGGGCCCAGGAGCTTGATCAGGGGTACATCGCACTGGCTGAAGTGCTGGATGACAATAAGGTTTCCATTCCCACAAGCGTCGCCGAGCGAATCACCGACGAGGAAGAGCCGGTGGCCGAGCTGTCAAGTTATCTTATGCTCCAGAGCCGCCTGCCCCATTTGAAAGAACGCCTCGTTGATTATCTGCTCAACGAAAACAAGGCCGGAGCTGTTCTGGAGACCGCCGTTCACTTTGTGGGCGAGCGGGCGGACGCCTTCGCCGCCGGGCTCATGAACGAATTGACCCTGGCCAGGGACCCCTCCATGTTCAACGAGCTTCGGGCGAACCGCGAGCGGCTCATGAGCCGGCTGGAAGAGATACGGGCCAGCAGCGCCGACGTACTGAACCGCTACCGCATTCGCTGCAAGGGTGGCACGCTGGACGGCGAAACGCTCGAAGGCTACGAGGCCCAGTTTCGCGGCGAAATGAACGAAAAGGCCATCAAAGAAAAAGTAATAGACCCTATCCTGACCTGGCTGCGTACGGACAACAACCTGAAGCAGGCGCGCCGTCAGAAGTTTCAGCCCCTCTCCGCCCAGACGGAGCATCAGGTGGACGAATTCGTGTCCTCCATCATGGTCCGCCTCCAGACGACCATGGAAGCCGCCGAGCAGGAAGCCCGTGCTGCCATCGTGGAGAAACTCGGCGAGATCCGGGAGCTGCGGGTGCAGATGATCCAGCCGGCGGGTATCGAAGACTTTACCCTCGAAACCTCCATGACGAAGAGCTACGTGGCCTTTGGCACCGGCGGTGCGCTTGTAGGCATTGCCACCGGTGCCGCCGTGGGCACCACCATCGTACCCGTGATTGGTACGGCCATCGGCGCGGGCATCGGTGCGCTGATCGGCGCCGTGGGCGGCTTCCTTACCCGGCTGGCCTGGAGCGAGGACAAGTGGATCAAGAAGCTGGAGCCGGTCATCCGCCAGAACGTCATGGGCATGCTGCTTCAGGGCGGAAAAGACAAGCAGGGCAACCGGGCTGCCCCCGTGGCCGAGTCGGTCTCCGAATACCTGAACCGGCGCGGTACGGCCTTTTTCGATGCCGTGCAGTCCGAAGTGGACAATGCGATTGGAGCCGTCCAGCGGGAATGCGACGACCTGCTGGCCCGTGAAGAAGAAATCCGGCGGGAGCGGGAGGCCATCATCGCGCGGTTGGAGCCCAAAGTGAACCAGCTCCACGGCTTTCGCGCCGAGGCCCTGCGCCTGGTGGAGACGGTGTTTGCGACGGAAACCGTGCGGGCGTGA